From the Candidatus Neomarinimicrobiota bacterium genome, one window contains:
- a CDS encoding Gfo/Idh/MocA family oxidoreductase has protein sequence MEYMIKVGVIGFGYWGPNIARNFDENPDLKLVGIAELGEQRRAVARTKYPNVPLYTDAKSLLRESSIDAVAIITPVSTHYELAKEALEAGKHVLIEKPMTSSVSEAEKLLNLAAKKNLTLMVDHTFVYSAAVQKIKETLDANGLGDLYYFDSVRINLGLFQQDVNVVWDLAPHDISIMQHLLNSKKVKSVFAHGASHTPSGIENIA, from the coding sequence ATGGAATATATGATAAAAGTCGGGGTTATCGGGTTTGGATACTGGGGGCCGAATATTGCCCGTAATTTTGATGAGAATCCGGATTTGAAACTGGTCGGGATCGCGGAACTCGGAGAGCAAAGAAGAGCCGTCGCAAGGACAAAGTATCCCAATGTACCGCTGTATACCGATGCTAAGTCACTCCTCAGGGAATCAAGTATTGATGCCGTAGCGATCATCACGCCTGTCTCCACTCATTATGAACTTGCCAAAGAGGCGTTAGAAGCCGGTAAGCATGTATTAATCGAAAAACCGATGACGAGCTCCGTCTCCGAAGCCGAGAAACTATTAAACCTCGCCGCTAAGAAAAACTTAACGCTTATGGTCGACCATACTTTCGTATACTCGGCCGCTGTTCAGAAAATAAAGGAAACGCTCGATGCTAACGGTCTCGGCGACCTTTACTATTTTGATTCTGTGAGGATTAACTTAGGACTTTTCCAGCAAGACGTTAACGTTGTCTGGGATTTAGCGCCGCACGACATATCTATTATGCAGCATCTGCTTAACAGCAAAAAAGTTAAATCGGTATTCGCTCACGGAGCAAGCCATACGCCTTCCGGCATCGAAAATATTGCC